Proteins from one Nitrobacteraceae bacterium AZCC 2146 genomic window:
- a CDS encoding DNA repair protein RadA/Sms (product_source=KO:K04485; cath_funfam=3.30.230.10,3.40.50.300; cog=COG1066; ko=KO:K04485; pfam=PF13481,PF13541,PF18073; smart=SM00382; superfamily=52540,54211,57774; tigrfam=TIGR00416) — MAKNALSFVCQNCGAAYNRWQGKCESCGEWNTLAEEDTTGATTIPVSARSKRKGRLFNLESLTGKSADAPRIASGMGELDRVTGGGFVRGSVLLIGGDPGIGKSTLLTQATSLMARAGHRVVYISGEEAVAQVRLRAERLGLSDAAVQLASETSVEDIVATLSEGAVPRLIVIDSIQTMWTDTVESAPGTVTQVRASAQALIRFAKKSGATIILVGHVTKDGQIAGPRVVEHMVDAVMSFEGEGSQQFRILRAVKNRFGPTDEIGVFEMTGLGLREVSNPSELFLSDRDLGSPGTAVFAGMEGTRPVLVELQALVAPTTLGTPRRAVVGWDSSRLSMVLAVLEAHCGVKLSGYDVYFNVAGGLRINEPAADLAAAAALVSSLCNAPLPTDAVYFGEISLSGAVRPVAQTSARLKEAAKLGFGRAVLPESARGDAGGDAGLSLGTVGGLTTLVADIAARGVKPSRDNSKSTEAEKNAAPARFKRQEG; from the coding sequence ATGGCCAAGAACGCCCTCTCCTTTGTCTGCCAGAATTGCGGCGCGGCCTATAATCGCTGGCAGGGCAAGTGCGAATCCTGCGGCGAGTGGAATACGCTGGCCGAGGAGGACACCACCGGCGCCACCACGATTCCGGTCAGCGCGCGCTCCAAGCGCAAGGGCCGGCTGTTCAATCTGGAAAGCCTGACCGGCAAGAGCGCGGATGCGCCGCGCATTGCCTCGGGCATGGGCGAGCTCGACCGCGTCACCGGCGGCGGTTTTGTGCGCGGCTCGGTGCTGTTGATCGGCGGCGATCCCGGGATCGGCAAATCGACGCTGCTGACGCAGGCCACCAGCCTGATGGCACGCGCCGGCCACCGCGTCGTCTACATCTCCGGCGAAGAAGCGGTGGCGCAGGTGCGGCTTCGTGCCGAACGGCTCGGCCTCTCCGACGCCGCCGTACAGCTCGCCTCGGAAACCTCGGTGGAGGACATCGTCGCCACGCTTTCGGAAGGCGCGGTGCCGCGACTGATCGTGATCGATTCGATCCAGACCATGTGGACCGACACGGTGGAATCCGCACCGGGCACGGTGACCCAGGTCCGCGCTTCCGCGCAGGCGCTGATTCGCTTCGCCAAGAAATCCGGCGCCACCATTATCCTGGTCGGCCACGTCACCAAGGACGGCCAGATCGCCGGCCCGCGCGTGGTCGAGCACATGGTCGATGCCGTGATGTCGTTCGAGGGCGAAGGCTCGCAGCAATTCCGCATTTTGCGCGCCGTGAAAAACCGTTTCGGTCCCACCGACGAGATCGGCGTGTTCGAGATGACCGGGCTCGGCCTGCGCGAAGTCTCCAATCCCTCTGAACTGTTCCTGTCCGATCGCGATCTCGGCAGCCCCGGCACCGCGGTATTCGCGGGCATGGAAGGCACCCGCCCCGTCCTCGTGGAATTGCAGGCGCTGGTTGCGCCGACCACCCTGGGAACGCCGCGCCGCGCCGTGGTCGGCTGGGATTCCAGCCGGCTGTCGATGGTGCTGGCGGTGCTGGAGGCCCATTGCGGCGTCAAGCTGTCCGGCTACGACGTCTATTTCAATGTCGCCGGCGGCCTGCGCATCAACGAGCCCGCCGCCGATCTCGCCGCCGCCGCCGCTCTGGTGTCCTCGCTGTGCAACGCGCCGCTGCCGACGGATGCGGTATATTTCGGCGAAATCTCGCTGTCCGGCGCCGTGCGGCCGGTGGCACAGACCTCGGCGCGGCTGAAGGAAGCTGCCAAACTCGGCTTCGGCCGCGCGGTGCTGCCGGAATCGGCACGTGGCGACGCCGGCGGCGATGCCGGCCTGTCGCTCGGCACCGTTGGTGGATTGACCACCTTGGTGGCGGATATCGCGGCCCGCGGCGTCAAGCCGAGCCGGGACAACAGCAAAAGCACAGAAGCGGAGAAAAACGCCGCTCCGGCCCGATTCAAGCGTCAGGAAGGCTGA
- a CDS encoding membrane protein required for colicin V production (product_source=KO:K03558; cog=COG1286; ko=KO:K03558; pfam=PF02674; superfamily=103473; transmembrane_helix_parts=Outside_1_3,TMhelix_4_23,Inside_24_29,TMhelix_30_47,Outside_48_61,TMhelix_62_84,Inside_85_104,TMhelix_105_127,Outside_128_210): MPITILDLVLLGVMLISGLLAMVRGFMREILSIAAWGAAALVTLFAFQKLLPSAKAYIANDTVATVAVIAGVFIGTLIVVSIITVRISDMILDSRIGALDRTLGFLFGLARGLLIVVVAFLFFSWLVPDKQRPDWVTGAKSRVVLQGTGDWLMALLPDDPENTILKRFKKNKPDEDATDAEPATPGAGEGYTKPARDSLKKLIDGKPAGR, translated from the coding sequence ATGCCGATAACGATTCTCGACCTTGTCCTGCTCGGGGTGATGCTGATCTCCGGCCTGCTCGCGATGGTCCGCGGCTTCATGCGCGAGATCCTGTCGATCGCGGCTTGGGGCGCCGCCGCGCTGGTGACGTTGTTCGCGTTTCAGAAGCTGCTGCCCTCGGCCAAGGCCTATATCGCCAACGATACGGTCGCGACTGTCGCCGTCATCGCCGGCGTCTTCATCGGCACGCTGATCGTCGTCTCCATCATCACCGTGCGCATCTCCGACATGATCCTCGATTCGCGCATCGGCGCGCTGGATCGCACCCTCGGCTTCCTGTTCGGCCTGGCCCGCGGGTTGTTGATCGTGGTGGTGGCCTTCCTGTTCTTCAGCTGGCTGGTTCCGGACAAGCAGCGTCCGGACTGGGTCACGGGGGCGAAATCACGGGTTGTTTTGCAGGGAACCGGCGATTGGCTGATGGCGCTCTTGCCGGATGACCCCGAAAACACCATCTTGAAGAGATTCAAGAAGAACAAGCCCGATGAGGATGCAACCGACGCCGAGCCGGCAACCCCCGGCGCTGGCGAAGGCTACACCAAGCCTGCCCGCGACAGCCTGAAGAAGCTGATCGATGGCAAGCCGGCGGGACGTTAG
- a CDS encoding putative membrane protein YfcA (product_source=COG0730; cog=COG0730; ko=KO:K07090; pfam=PF01925; transmembrane_helix_parts=Inside_1_4,TMhelix_5_27,Outside_28_41,TMhelix_42_61,Inside_62_67,TMhelix_68_90,Outside_91_93,TMhelix_94_113,Inside_114_119,TMhelix_120_142,Outside_143_183,TMhelix_184_206,Inside_207_217,TMhelix_218_240,Outside_241_242), protein MNFIFVLAVGLVAGTISGIVGTGSSIMLVPVLVYEFGPKEAVPIMAVAAVMANLSRILAWWREVDWRACAAYSITGIPAAALGARTLLVLPSHTVDIAIGLFLIAMVPVRHWLARHQFTITLWHLALGGALIGYLTGIVVSTGPLSVPLFLFYGLTKGAFLATEAASSLGLYLSKSVTFQQFGALTWDVLLKGLIAGSSLMAGAFIAKRFVLRLDPNVFRLVMDGIMLLAGLSMLFNAATSS, encoded by the coding sequence TTGAATTTCATTTTCGTCCTCGCGGTCGGGCTGGTTGCCGGGACCATCAGCGGCATCGTCGGCACCGGCTCGTCAATCATGCTGGTGCCTGTGCTGGTCTACGAGTTCGGGCCGAAGGAAGCGGTGCCGATCATGGCGGTGGCCGCGGTGATGGCCAACCTGTCGCGGATTCTGGCGTGGTGGCGCGAAGTCGACTGGCGCGCCTGTGCGGCCTATTCAATCACCGGCATTCCCGCCGCGGCCTTGGGCGCGCGGACGCTGCTGGTGCTGCCGTCCCACACCGTCGATATCGCGATTGGGCTGTTCCTGATCGCAATGGTGCCCGTCAGGCACTGGCTGGCGCGGCATCAATTCACCATCACCCTGTGGCATCTGGCGCTCGGCGGGGCGCTGATCGGCTATCTCACCGGCATCGTGGTCTCCACCGGCCCGCTCAGCGTGCCGCTGTTCCTGTTCTACGGCCTCACCAAGGGCGCGTTCCTCGCCACCGAGGCCGCCAGTTCGCTCGGGCTCTATCTCTCAAAGTCCGTCACCTTCCAGCAATTCGGCGCGCTGACGTGGGATGTGTTGCTGAAAGGCCTGATCGCCGGTTCGTCGCTGATGGCCGGCGCCTTCATCGCCAAACGATTCGTGCTGCGCCTCGACCCCAACGTGTTCCGGCTGGTGATGGATGGCATCATGCTGCTCGCCGGCCTATCTATGCTATTCAACGCCGCAACTTCCTCCTGA